The following are from one region of the Candidatus Methylomirabilota bacterium genome:
- a CDS encoding IS66 family transposase codes for MLEPEEMSRDELIVVVRRQAGQLAVQDRQISEMAGQLAQLMEANEALAGKLARLEHLLSRNSGNSSNPPSRDDDPGKPAPPDRQRGRGGPKRPRGKQRGASGAHLAWTDHPDQRRDRFPEGRCDCGDGLDRARDLGVVDRYQQHEIPQVAVTVTQYDQHQVVCGCGRLHTAARPDGARSGPVGYGPNLAAFAVYLMVVHFVPAHRVVALLESLTGTAPSVGFVHGMIGRTAGVLGEVGQRIRTLITLAYAVCCDETPLRVGPRSPAAGKKKAERYLLVACTDLYTHYLLGDRSLTTFKASVVAELAASGSVIVHDRYQNYDSTTLGALVHQLCTAHLLRDLADAAQVYPDAIWPVQIAAALRALIHHANQAREQGHDTIAVDVREELLRRLRDGRAVGLSDTTSHGTRPGERKARLLLEVLRDREADVLRFAFDLQVPPTSNQAERDLRPSKIQQKISGRLTSEKRTQDRYTILGYVSTAAKHGIDKITALRDALTGQPWMPALPTPA; via the coding sequence GTGCTCGAGCCGGAGGAGATGTCACGCGACGAGTTGATCGTCGTGGTTCGGCGCCAGGCCGGGCAGCTCGCCGTGCAGGACCGGCAGATCAGCGAGATGGCCGGGCAGCTCGCGCAGCTGATGGAGGCCAACGAGGCACTGGCCGGGAAGCTGGCCAGGCTGGAGCACCTGCTGTCGCGCAACTCGGGTAACTCCTCCAACCCGCCGTCGCGCGATGACGATCCGGGCAAGCCCGCACCGCCGGACAGGCAGCGGGGTCGGGGTGGGCCGAAACGGCCCCGCGGCAAGCAGCGCGGGGCGTCGGGGGCGCATCTGGCGTGGACCGATCACCCCGACCAGCGCCGCGACCGGTTCCCCGAAGGCCGCTGTGACTGCGGTGATGGTCTCGACCGAGCCCGGGACCTGGGTGTGGTGGACCGCTACCAGCAGCACGAGATTCCGCAGGTCGCGGTGACCGTCACCCAGTACGACCAGCACCAGGTCGTGTGCGGCTGCGGCAGGCTGCACACCGCCGCCCGGCCCGATGGGGCCCGCTCGGGCCCGGTCGGGTACGGCCCCAACCTGGCCGCGTTCGCCGTCTACCTGATGGTGGTGCACTTCGTGCCCGCGCACCGGGTCGTGGCGTTGCTGGAGTCGCTGACCGGGACCGCGCCGTCGGTCGGGTTCGTGCACGGCATGATCGGCCGTACCGCCGGGGTGCTCGGCGAGGTCGGTCAGCGGATCCGCACGCTGATCACTCTGGCGTACGCGGTGTGCTGCGATGAGACCCCGCTGCGCGTGGGCCCGCGCTCGCCTGCCGCCGGGAAGAAGAAGGCGGAGCGGTACCTGCTGGTGGCCTGCACCGACCTCTACACCCACTACCTGCTCGGCGACCGGTCCCTGACCACGTTTAAGGCGTCCGTCGTGGCCGAGCTGGCCGCGTCCGGGTCGGTGATCGTGCACGACCGCTACCAGAACTACGACTCCACCACGCTCGGCGCGCTGGTCCACCAACTGTGTACCGCGCACCTGCTGCGTGATCTCGCCGACGCCGCGCAGGTCTACCCCGACGCCATCTGGCCGGTCCAGATCGCCGCCGCGCTGCGCGCGCTGATCCACCACGCCAACCAGGCCCGCGAACAGGGCCACGACACGATCGCCGTCGACGTCCGCGAGGAGCTGCTGCGCCGGCTGCGCGACGGACGAGCGGTCGGGCTGTCCGACACCACCAGCCACGGCACCCGCCCCGGCGAGCGCAAGGCCCGGCTGCTGCTGGAGGTCCTGCGCGACCGCGAAGCCGACGTCCTGCGCTTCGCCTTCGACCTGCAGGTGCCGCCCACCTCGAACCAGGCCGAACGCGACCTCCGCCCCTCCAAGATCCAGCAGAAGATCTCCGGGCGGCTGACCAGCGAGAAACGCACCCAGGACCGCTACACCATCCTCGGCTACGTCTCCACCGCCGCCAAGCACGGCATCGACAAGATCACCGCGTTGCGCGACGCGCTGACCGGCCAACCCTGGATGCCAGCCTTACCGACGCCGGCCTGA